The Podospora pseudopauciseta strain CBS 411.78 chromosome 2 map unlocalized CBS411.78m_2, whole genome shotgun sequence genome has a window encoding:
- a CDS encoding uncharacterized protein (EggNog:ENOG503NVM3; COG:G): MHISDTLWIHRQRASFSTLLLLSIMAPSGDSDAKDKIQSSTALASSSETASKSSRSSTNEKEKESPEAIRQRILDQEAEFRASQKPTTNLASFWSWKKSESRRPEDIATQPSVFDNPELAPYFQPTERYENRHRFDPSFKWTWAEEIPLIRKIDWKVTAWSCVAFFALDLDRSNISQANTDNFLDDLGLDTNDYNLGQTVFRISFLLAELPSQLISKKIGPDRWIPAQMVLWSIVSAAQFWLKGRSSFLATRALIGLLQGGFIPDVILYMSYFFKGTELPFRLALFWMANRLTDVISPLLAYGLLRLRGYHGYEGWRWLFLLEGILTLVIGIWSYFQMVPSPTQTKAPWRKKGWFTEHEEKIMVNRILRDDPSKSDMHNRQAITFKLLWESLCDFDLWPIYLIGLTFSMPAGPPDQYLTLTLRQLGFDTFDSNLLSIPCQITCTISMLLITYLSEKLNQRAFMGVVMQMWLLPCVVALYLLPADASRWAAYAVVTVLLSYPSTHAMQVGWCSRNSNTVRTRTVSAALYNMAVQTNSIISSNIYRRDDRPEYRRGNRALIGIASMNIVNYLLVKAYYVWRNKKRDETWDRMSQEERRNYLATTTDKGSKRLDFRFAH; encoded by the exons ATGCACATCAGCGATACTCTATGGATACACCGTCAGAGGGCTTCATTTTCAACCTTGTTGCTTCTCTCCATCATGGCACCCAGCGGAGACTCAGACGCCAAGGACAAGATTCAGTCCTCGACCGCACTCGCCTCGTCCAGCGAAACGGCCTCCAAGTCGTCCAGGTCATCAACcaacgaaaaagaaaaggaatcGCCAGAGGCTATCCGTCAACGCATTCTTGACCAAGAGGCCGAGTTCCGCGCCTCTCAAAAGCCCACAACCAACCTTGCCTCGTTCTGGTCCTGGAAGAAAAGTGAGAGCCGCCGCCCCGAAGATATTGCCACCCAGCCTTCTGTCTTCGACAACCCCGAACTCGCTCCGTATTTCCAGCCGACCGAGCGCTATGAGAATCGTCACCGCTTTGATCCCTCCTTCAAGTGGACCTGGGCAGAGGAGATTCCGTTGATCAGAAAGATAGATTGGAAGGTCACCGCGTGGAGTTGCGTTGCCTTTTTCGCCTTGGATTTGGACAGGAGCAATATCTCACAAGCTAACACGGACAACTTCCTGGACGACCTGGGATTGGACACCAATGACTACAACTTGGGCCAGACTGTGTTCCGAATCAGTTTCCTGTTGGCCGAGTTGCCTTCGCAACTGATCAGTAAGAAGATTGGTCCTGATCGATGGATTCCAGCTCAGATGGTTCTCTGGAGTATCGTGAGTGCGGCACAATTTTGGCTCAAAGGACGATCATCCTTTTTGGCAACGAGAGCATTGATTGGATTGCTCCAAGGCGGCTTTATTCCCGATGTGATCCTG TACATGTCCTACTTCTTCAAAGGCACAGAACTTCCTTTCCGCCTGGCGCTGTTTTGGATGGCAAATCGATTAACAGATGTCATATCCCCCCTATTGGCATACGGACTCCTGAGACTGAGAGGATATCATGGATATGAAGGGTGGCGGTGGCTATTCCTCCTGGAGGGCATTCTGACACTGGTGATCGGTATTTGGTCCTACTTCCAGATGGTACCTTCACCAACGCAGACCAAAGCTCCCTGGCGCAAGAAGGGATGGTTTACGGAACATGAAGAAAAAATCATGGTCAATCGTATCCTGAGGGACGATCCTTCCAAGAGTGACATGCATAACCGGCAAGCCATCACTTTCAAGCTACTTTG GGAATCTCTTTGTGACTTTGACTTATGGCCAATCTACCTCATCGGCCTTACTTTCTCCATGCCTGCCGGCCCACCGGATCAATACTTGACTTTGACGCTCCGGCAGTTGGGTTTCGATACGTTTGATTCCAACCTGCTCAGCATCCCTTGCCAAATCACCTGCACCATCAGT ATGCTCCTCATCACATATCTGTCAGAGAAGCTGAACCAAAGGGCCTTCATGGGAGTGGTGATGCAAATGTGGCTTCTGCCATGTGTTGTAGCCCTCTATCTGCTACCAGCCGACGCATCAAGATGGGCAGCATACGCCGTCGTCACGGTATTGCTGTCATATCCTTCCACTCATGCAATGCAAGTGGGATGGTGCAGCAGAAACAGCAATACCGTGCGCACACGTACCGTCTCTGCTGCGCTTTACAACATGGCAGTCCAAACCAACAGTATCATATCCTCCAACATTTACCGACGAGACGACCGACCGGAATACCGACGTGGTAACAGGGCCCTGATTGGCATTGCAAGCATGAATATTGTCAATTACCTGCTGGTCAAGGCTTATTACGTATGGAGAAACAAGAAGCGAGACGAAACCTGGGACAGGATGAGCCAAGAGGAGCGGCGAAATTACTTGGCTACCACGACGGACAAGGGAAGCAAGAGACTGGACTTTAGATTCGCACATTAG
- a CDS encoding uncharacterized protein (EggNog:ENOG503P7Z4; COG:L), producing the protein MISQAPSPSGTQPYPIPPPTPVITASTSGNIRHEWPAIGLTLVHEFISPAEEQEMISAFHAISLLSPADSKRRISQHFGHHFDYTTFGIDESKHSPVPAYITNFLDRLPVDTDGKEAGRKPDQFTVQYYPPGAGIPPHVDTHSMFGEALYSLSFGSGVPMIFRMSGENEARKLRLPKRSLQESSDGNVNGKVGGEILDKAEGVVVHPAWELMLPARSLLVMRGASRYGYTHGIRPRKTDTMDGVTVKREGRYSITMRSVRRDEEIGCDCLFPGVCDARVRQEQEAALRAGGIKKAEAQ; encoded by the coding sequence ATGATCAGTcaagcaccctccccatctggGACTCAACCatatcccatccccccacccacaCCAGTCATCACCGCCTCGACATCCGGGAACATCCGTCATGAATGGCCCGCAATAGGACTCACCCTCGTCCACGAATTCATCTCCCCGGCCGAAGAACAAGAGATGATCTCTGCCTTCCacgccatctccctcctaAGCCCGGCCGATTCAAAAAGACGAATAAGCCAACATTTCGGTCACCACTTCGATTACACCACCTTTGGAATCGACGAGTCAAAGCACAGCCCTGTCCCAGCTTATATCACAAACTTTCTCGACAGGCTACCGGTCGACACTGATGGGAAGGAAGCAGGACGAAAGCCGGACCAGTTCACCGTGCAATACTACCCTCCAGGCGCCGGCATCCCGCCACACGTGGATACCCACAGCATGTTCGGGGAGGCGCTGTACAGCCTGAGTTTTGGGAGTGGGGTGCCGATGATTTTCAGGATGAGCGGGGAGAACGAGGCGAGGAAGTTGAGGCTGCCCAAGAGATCACTGCAGGAGTCTTCAGATGGTAATGTGAATGGGAAAGTAGGGGGGGAGATACTCGACAAAGCTGAAGGAGTCGTTGTACACCCGGCTTGGGAGCTTATGCTGCCGGCGAGGTCACTTCTTGTCATGAGGGGGGCCTCGAGGTATGGGTATACGCATGGGATTCGACCCAGAAAAACGGATACGATGGATGGAGTCACGGTaaaaagggaagggaggtATTCAATAACCATGAGGAGTGTCAGGAGGGACGAGGAGATTGGCTGTGACTGCCTGTTTCCGGGGGTTTGCGACGCCCGTGTGAGACAAGAGCAGGAAGCTGCGTTAAGGGCTGGGGGTATCAAAAAGGCAGAAGCCCAATAA
- a CDS encoding uncharacterized protein (COG:S; EggNog:ENOG503P4AA), with amino-acid sequence MHDPASLPDEVLSSTLATIAMNRFLISTSLRSVRSFPKSRTIRPHQLHTYSLRKMSTDTPVPAPWHAAYPAPSSQTVFIPRDEVLSILANGRKDTVLVDLRRNDFEGGTIRGSINLPAQSLYPTLPTVYSTLKAAGLKKVIFYCGSSTGRGSRAASWLADYISSQNDTEMQSLALGGGIKGWAAAGPEYVKWMDEYDEKVWAKYSTT; translated from the exons ATGCATGATCCGGCATCATTGCCGGACGAGGTTCTCTCGTCAACTCTTGCAACGATTGCAATGAACAGGTTCCTTATATCAACATCTCTTCGTTCGGTACGCAGCTTTCCAAAATCCAGGACAATCCGACCTCACCAATTGCACACCTACTCCCTCCGCAAAATGTCCACAGACACTCCTGTCCCAGCACCCTGGCACGCCGCCTACCCCGCCCCCTCTTCTCAAACCGTCTTCATCCCCCGTGACGAGGTCCTGTCCATTCTCGCCAACGGGAGAAAAGATACCGTGCTGGTTGACCTGAGAAGAAACGACTTTGAG GGCGGTACAATCCGCGgctccatcaacctccctgCTCAAAGCCTCTATCCGACTCTGCCAACGGTGTACTCCACCCTCAAGGCTGCCGGGCTTAAAAAGGTCATCTTTTATTGTG GCTCATCGACAGGTAGAGGGAGCAGAGCAGCCAGTTGGCTGGCGGACTATATCTCGTCCCAAAACGACACCGAGATGCAGAGTCTTGCTCTGGGGGGTGGGATTAAGGGGTGGGCTGCCGCGGGGCCAGAGTATGTCAAGTGGATGGACGAGTACGATGAGAAGGTCTGGGCCAAGTACAGCACCACTTAG